In Prunus dulcis chromosome 2, ALMONDv2, whole genome shotgun sequence, a single genomic region encodes these proteins:
- the LOC117618538 gene encoding SPX and EXS domain-containing protein 1-like isoform X4, translating into MKSPSSQLHSAAIFPSPAFLWRFKVLLFMIWGFSCCKIGWDSVMRMSADLRNLFLYEVFLYYNPLLLVTLMVWLWGVNLWVFSQSNVGYAKIFDLDQNHLTHKEIWKVSLYIAVAMVLISPFDIFYLSSRYLLLRTLWRIALPLQAISFPDFFLADILTSMAKVFSDLERSVCRMVHRQVATIAWLEADSVCGSHSIAIPLVLVFPYLCRLFQCLRQFKDTKEKTTLFNALKYSTAVPVIFLSALKYHVFPDRWTNFYSPLWLLSSVVNSLYSFYWDIARDWDLSGFSRIFKFSRSSMLSNMFYGRKWVYFWVIGSNLVLRCTWTYKLSSHLRHNYLTVFTITALEILRRFQWIFFRVENEWNKISRSSLDQLLPMTGIQAEEEMLLETNNHIV; encoded by the exons ATGAAGAGTCCAAGTTCACAGCTACATAGTGCTGCAATATTTCCATCTCCAGCTTTTTTATGGAGGTTCAAG GTACTACTTTTCATGATATGGGGATTCAGTTGTTGCAAG ATTGGATGGGATTCTGTCATGAGGATGAGTGCAGATTTGCGTAATTTGTTCTTATATGAGGTGTTTTTGTATTATAACCCTCTCCTCCTAGTG ACCTTGATGGTTTGGCTCTGGGGAGTTAACTTATGGGTTTTTTCACAGTCCAATGTTGGTTATGCAaaaatatttgatcttgatcaaaatCACCTCACTCACAAAGAAATATGGAAG GTATCCCTGTATATTGCTGTTGCTATGGTTCTGATATCCCCCTTTgatattttctatttgtcATCTCGTTACCTCTTGTTAAGGACGCTATGGAGGATAGCTCTTCCATTGCAG GCAATATCATTTCCCGACTTTTTTTTGGCTGATATCCTTACTTCTATGGCAAAG GTGTTTTCTGATTTGGAACGTTCGGTTTGTAGAATGGTTCATAGGCAG GTTGCTACTATCGCCTGGCTTGAAGCTGATTCAGTTTGTGGCAGCCACTCAATTGCAATCCCTCTAGTGCTTGTTTTTCCTTATCTTTGCCGTTTATTTCAATGTCTTCGTCAATTCAAggatacaaaagaaaagacaaccCTTTTCAATG CTTTAAAATATTCGACTGCGGTCCCAGTGATTTTTCTTTCGGCCCTTAAATATCATGTCTTCCCTGATAGGTGGACAAACTTCTACTCCCCACTTTGGCTTCTGTCAAGTGTTGTTAACTCTCTCTATTCCTTCTACTGGGATATAGCTCGAGATTGGGACTTGAG TGGTTTCTCTCGGATTTTCAAGTTCAGCAGATCGAGTATGCTTTCGAACATGTTCTATGGACGAAAATGG GTGTATTTCTGGGTAATAGGAAGCAACCTGGTTCTGCGATGCACATGGACGTACAAATTGTCTTCTCATCTCCGTCACAACTACTTGACGGTGTTTACAATCACTGCATTGGAGATTCTTCGGCGCTTTCAATGGATATTTTTTAGGGTTGAAAATGAGTGGAATAAGATTAGCAGGTCAAGCCTTGATCAGCTTCTTCCCATGACTGGCATCCAAGCAGAAGAAGAGATGTTACTTGAAACCAACAACCACATTGTATAG
- the LOC117618536 gene encoding uncharacterized protein LOC117618536: MASSLEEAKLERFLQWLQVNGAELRGCKINYSDSSKGFGIFSSNEVSDGVLLVVPLDLAITPMRVLQDPLLGPECRAMFEEGDVDDRFLMILFLTVERVRKNSSWKPYLDMLPTTFGNPLWFTDDELLELKGTTLYRATELQKKSLRSLYDGKLKTLVEKLLTLDGDLERDVCFEDFLWANSLFWTRALNIPLPHSYVFPQIQENKNDIASDGKNSGVSTTHICMEELVNGMDEKGCQVEGVDIQVNGVTFTSKQKETVWVEGLVPGIDFCNHDLKAAATWEVDDTGSTTGIPFSMYLLSAVQPLQIQGEISISYGNKGNEELLYLYGFVLDGNPDDYLMVHYPMEAIQSVPFSDPKSQLLEAQKAEMRCLLPRSLLDYGFFPPDISNKEGDDKCKLDHCCSYSWSGQRKMPTYLHRLVFPENFLTALRTIAMQEDELFQVSSLLEELVRSGGGRQPSDSEVRAAVWEACGDSGALQLLVDLLNVRLTDLLESSGTEDSDTSLLKNAHIVESANQHTDENSLSQETNGSGSTQQYKLMSRNVWASIVYRRGQKQLTRLFLKEAEHALELALSEGN; the protein is encoded by the exons ATGGCGAGCTCACTAGAAGAGGCCAAGCTCGAGAGGTTCCTCCAATGGTTACAG GTTAATGGAGCGGAGTTACGTGGGTGCAAGATCAATTACTCTGATTCCAGCAAAGGGTTTGGCATTTTTTCGTCTAATGAAGTTTCTGATG GGGTTCTATTAGTTGTTCCTCTGGATTTAGCAATAACTCCAATGAGAGTTTTGCAAGATCCTCTTCTTGGACCAGAATGTAGAGCAATGTTTGAGGAAGGAGATGTAGATGATAGGTTCttgatgattttgtttctAACAGTGGAGCGTGTCCGCAAGAATTCTTCTTGGAAACC GTATCTTGATATGCTTCCGACTACTTTTGGCAATCCACTATGGTTTACTGATGATGAGCTTTTGGAGCTAAAAGGGACAACATTGTATAGAGCAACTGAATTGCAG AAGAAAAGCTTGCGGTCTTTATATGATGGTAAACTGAAGACTCTGGTGGAGAAATTGTTAACTCTGGATGGGGATTTAGAAAG AGATGTGTGCTTTGAAGATTTCCTTTG GGcaaattctttgttttggacCCGTGCTTTAAACATTCCCCTTCCCCATTCCTACGTATTTCcccaaattcaagaaaacaaaaatgatattGCTTCAGATGGCAAAAATTCTGGGGTTTCTACTACTCATATTTGCATGGAAGAGTTGGTTAATGGAATGGATGAAAAAG GATGTCAGGTTGAAGGGGTTGATATTCAAGTCAATGGAGTGACATTCacatcaaaacaaaaggagacTGTTTGGGTGGAGGGTCTTGTTCCTGGCATTGACTTTTGCAACCACG ATCTAAAGGCAGCAGCAACGTGGGAAGTTGATGACACTGGATCAACAACTGGAATTCCTTTTTCTATGTACCTTCTTTCTG CTGTCCAACCTTTGCAGATTCAGGGAGAAATTTCTATAAGTTATGGTAACAAAGGAAATGAG GAACTGCTTTATCTCTATGGTTTCGTCCTTGATGGTAATCCAGATGACTATCTCATG GTCCATTATCCAATGGAAGCAATTCAAAGTGTTCCCTTCTCTGACCCAAAATCACAGCTTCTTGAAGCACAG AAGGCCGAAATGAGATGTCTGTTACCTAGAAGTTTACTGGATTATGGTTTTTTCCCGCCAGACATCTCAAATAAAGAAGGGGATGATAAGTGCAAACTTGACCATTGTTGTAGCTATAGTTGGAGTGGTCAACGCAAGATGCCAACATACTTACACAGATTGGTTTTTCCTGAGAACTTCTTGACAGCCTTGAGGACCATAGCCATGCAGGAGGATGAGCTGTTTCAGGTTTCATCTCTGCTGGAAGAG CTTGTAAGATCTGGAGGGGGGAGGCAACCATCTGATTCAGAAGTTCGAGCAGCTGTATGGGAGGCTTGTGGTGATTCCGGAGCTTTGCAATTACTCGTTGATCTTCTTAACGTGAG GTTGACGGATCTTCTAGAATCTTCGGGTACAGAGGACAGCGACACCAGTTTGCTTAAAAACGCACATATTGTTGAAAGTGCAAACCAGCATACAGATGAGAACAGTTTAAG TCAAGAGACAAATGGCAGTGGCTCAACACAACAATACAAGTTGATGAGTAGAAACGTGTGGGCTAGTATTGTATATAGAAGAGGGCAGAAGCAACTCACTCGATTATTCCTCAAGGAAGCAGAACACGCCCTGGAATTAGCCCTCAGCGAGGGCAACTAA
- the LOC117618538 gene encoding SPX and EXS domain-containing protein 5-like isoform X3 yields the protein MKSPSSQLHSAAIFPSPAFLWRFKVLLFMIWGFSCCKIGWDSVMRMSADLRNLFLYEVFLYYNPLLLVTLMVWLWGVNLWVFSQSNVGYAKIFDLDQNHLTHKEIWKCSTWMTIIVPTSMTAYLYFYSNGNVSLAALQPVSLYIAVAMVLISPFDIFYLSSRYLLLRTLWRIALPLQVFSDLERSVCRMVHRQVATIAWLEADSVCGSHSIAIPLVLVFPYLCRLFQCLRQFKDTKEKTTLFNALKYSTAVPVIFLSALKYHVFPDRWTNFYSPLWLLSSVVNSLYSFYWDIARDWDLSGFSRIFKFSRSSMLSNMFYGRKWVYFWVIGSNLVLRCTWTYKLSSHLRHNYLTVFTITALEILRRFQWIFFRVENEWNKISRSSLDQLLPMTGIQAEEEMLLETNNHIV from the exons ATGAAGAGTCCAAGTTCACAGCTACATAGTGCTGCAATATTTCCATCTCCAGCTTTTTTATGGAGGTTCAAG GTACTACTTTTCATGATATGGGGATTCAGTTGTTGCAAG ATTGGATGGGATTCTGTCATGAGGATGAGTGCAGATTTGCGTAATTTGTTCTTATATGAGGTGTTTTTGTATTATAACCCTCTCCTCCTAGTG ACCTTGATGGTTTGGCTCTGGGGAGTTAACTTATGGGTTTTTTCACAGTCCAATGTTGGTTATGCAaaaatatttgatcttgatcaaaatCACCTCACTCACAAAGAAATATGGAAG TGTAGCACTTGGATGACAATCATTGTCCCTACTAGCATGACCGCATACCTTTATTTTTACTCCAATGGAAATGTATCATTGGCAGCATTACAACCG GTATCCCTGTATATTGCTGTTGCTATGGTTCTGATATCCCCCTTTgatattttctatttgtcATCTCGTTACCTCTTGTTAAGGACGCTATGGAGGATAGCTCTTCCATTGCAG GTGTTTTCTGATTTGGAACGTTCGGTTTGTAGAATGGTTCATAGGCAG GTTGCTACTATCGCCTGGCTTGAAGCTGATTCAGTTTGTGGCAGCCACTCAATTGCAATCCCTCTAGTGCTTGTTTTTCCTTATCTTTGCCGTTTATTTCAATGTCTTCGTCAATTCAAggatacaaaagaaaagacaaccCTTTTCAATG CTTTAAAATATTCGACTGCGGTCCCAGTGATTTTTCTTTCGGCCCTTAAATATCATGTCTTCCCTGATAGGTGGACAAACTTCTACTCCCCACTTTGGCTTCTGTCAAGTGTTGTTAACTCTCTCTATTCCTTCTACTGGGATATAGCTCGAGATTGGGACTTGAG TGGTTTCTCTCGGATTTTCAAGTTCAGCAGATCGAGTATGCTTTCGAACATGTTCTATGGACGAAAATGG GTGTATTTCTGGGTAATAGGAAGCAACCTGGTTCTGCGATGCACATGGACGTACAAATTGTCTTCTCATCTCCGTCACAACTACTTGACGGTGTTTACAATCACTGCATTGGAGATTCTTCGGCGCTTTCAATGGATATTTTTTAGGGTTGAAAATGAGTGGAATAAGATTAGCAGGTCAAGCCTTGATCAGCTTCTTCCCATGACTGGCATCCAAGCAGAAGAAGAGATGTTACTTGAAACCAACAACCACATTGTATAG
- the LOC117618538 gene encoding SPX and EXS domain-containing protein 1-like isoform X1: protein MKSPSSQLHSAAIFPSPAFLWRFKVLLFMIWGFSCCKIGWDSVMRMSADLRNLFLYEVFLYYNPLLLVTLMVWLWGVNLWVFSQSNVGYAKIFDLDQNHLTHKEIWKCSTWMTIIVPTSMTAYLYFYSNGNVSLAALQPVSLYIAVAMVLISPFDIFYLSSRYLLLRTLWRIALPLQAISFPDFFLADILTSMAKVFSDLERSVCRMVHRQVATIAWLEADSVCGSHSIAIPLVLVFPYLCRLFQCLRQFKDTKEKTTLFNALKYSTAVPVIFLSALKYHVFPDRWTNFYSPLWLLSSVVNSLYSFYWDIARDWDLSGFSRIFKFSRSSMLSNMFYGRKWVYFWVIGSNLVLRCTWTYKLSSHLRHNYLTVFTITALEILRRFQWIFFRVENEWNKISRSSLDQLLPMTGIQAEEEMLLETNNHIV, encoded by the exons ATGAAGAGTCCAAGTTCACAGCTACATAGTGCTGCAATATTTCCATCTCCAGCTTTTTTATGGAGGTTCAAG GTACTACTTTTCATGATATGGGGATTCAGTTGTTGCAAG ATTGGATGGGATTCTGTCATGAGGATGAGTGCAGATTTGCGTAATTTGTTCTTATATGAGGTGTTTTTGTATTATAACCCTCTCCTCCTAGTG ACCTTGATGGTTTGGCTCTGGGGAGTTAACTTATGGGTTTTTTCACAGTCCAATGTTGGTTATGCAaaaatatttgatcttgatcaaaatCACCTCACTCACAAAGAAATATGGAAG TGTAGCACTTGGATGACAATCATTGTCCCTACTAGCATGACCGCATACCTTTATTTTTACTCCAATGGAAATGTATCATTGGCAGCATTACAACCG GTATCCCTGTATATTGCTGTTGCTATGGTTCTGATATCCCCCTTTgatattttctatttgtcATCTCGTTACCTCTTGTTAAGGACGCTATGGAGGATAGCTCTTCCATTGCAG GCAATATCATTTCCCGACTTTTTTTTGGCTGATATCCTTACTTCTATGGCAAAG GTGTTTTCTGATTTGGAACGTTCGGTTTGTAGAATGGTTCATAGGCAG GTTGCTACTATCGCCTGGCTTGAAGCTGATTCAGTTTGTGGCAGCCACTCAATTGCAATCCCTCTAGTGCTTGTTTTTCCTTATCTTTGCCGTTTATTTCAATGTCTTCGTCAATTCAAggatacaaaagaaaagacaaccCTTTTCAATG CTTTAAAATATTCGACTGCGGTCCCAGTGATTTTTCTTTCGGCCCTTAAATATCATGTCTTCCCTGATAGGTGGACAAACTTCTACTCCCCACTTTGGCTTCTGTCAAGTGTTGTTAACTCTCTCTATTCCTTCTACTGGGATATAGCTCGAGATTGGGACTTGAG TGGTTTCTCTCGGATTTTCAAGTTCAGCAGATCGAGTATGCTTTCGAACATGTTCTATGGACGAAAATGG GTGTATTTCTGGGTAATAGGAAGCAACCTGGTTCTGCGATGCACATGGACGTACAAATTGTCTTCTCATCTCCGTCACAACTACTTGACGGTGTTTACAATCACTGCATTGGAGATTCTTCGGCGCTTTCAATGGATATTTTTTAGGGTTGAAAATGAGTGGAATAAGATTAGCAGGTCAAGCCTTGATCAGCTTCTTCCCATGACTGGCATCCAAGCAGAAGAAGAGATGTTACTTGAAACCAACAACCACATTGTATAG
- the LOC117618538 gene encoding SPX and EXS domain-containing protein 5-like isoform X5: MKSPSSQLHSAAIFPSPAFLWRFKVLLFMIWGFSCCKIGWDSVMRMSADLRNLFLYEVFLYYNPLLLVTLMVWLWGVNLWVFSQSNVGYAKIFDLDQNHLTHKEIWKCSTWMTIIVPTSMTAYLYFYSNGNVSLAALQPVSLYIAVAMVLISPFDIFYLSSRYLLLRTLWRIALPLQAISFPDFFLADILTSMAKVFSDLERSVCRMVHRQVATIAWLEADSVCGSHSIAIPLVLVFPYLCRLFQCLRQFKDTKEKTTLFNALKYSTAVPVIFLSALKYHVFPDRWTNFYSPLWLLSSVVNSLYSFYWDIARDWDLSSADRVCFRTCSMDENGKQPGSAMHMDVQIVFSSPSQLLDGVYNHCIGDSSALSMDIF; the protein is encoded by the exons ATGAAGAGTCCAAGTTCACAGCTACATAGTGCTGCAATATTTCCATCTCCAGCTTTTTTATGGAGGTTCAAG GTACTACTTTTCATGATATGGGGATTCAGTTGTTGCAAG ATTGGATGGGATTCTGTCATGAGGATGAGTGCAGATTTGCGTAATTTGTTCTTATATGAGGTGTTTTTGTATTATAACCCTCTCCTCCTAGTG ACCTTGATGGTTTGGCTCTGGGGAGTTAACTTATGGGTTTTTTCACAGTCCAATGTTGGTTATGCAaaaatatttgatcttgatcaaaatCACCTCACTCACAAAGAAATATGGAAG TGTAGCACTTGGATGACAATCATTGTCCCTACTAGCATGACCGCATACCTTTATTTTTACTCCAATGGAAATGTATCATTGGCAGCATTACAACCG GTATCCCTGTATATTGCTGTTGCTATGGTTCTGATATCCCCCTTTgatattttctatttgtcATCTCGTTACCTCTTGTTAAGGACGCTATGGAGGATAGCTCTTCCATTGCAG GCAATATCATTTCCCGACTTTTTTTTGGCTGATATCCTTACTTCTATGGCAAAG GTGTTTTCTGATTTGGAACGTTCGGTTTGTAGAATGGTTCATAGGCAG GTTGCTACTATCGCCTGGCTTGAAGCTGATTCAGTTTGTGGCAGCCACTCAATTGCAATCCCTCTAGTGCTTGTTTTTCCTTATCTTTGCCGTTTATTTCAATGTCTTCGTCAATTCAAggatacaaaagaaaagacaaccCTTTTCAATG CTTTAAAATATTCGACTGCGGTCCCAGTGATTTTTCTTTCGGCCCTTAAATATCATGTCTTCCCTGATAGGTGGACAAACTTCTACTCCCCACTTTGGCTTCTGTCAAGTGTTGTTAACTCTCTCTATTCCTTCTACTGGGATATAGCTCGAGATTGGGACTTGAG TTCAGCAGATCGAGTATGCTTTCGAACATGTTCTATGGACGAAAATGG GAAGCAACCTGGTTCTGCGATGCACATGGACGTACAAATTGTCTTCTCATCTCCGTCACAACTACTTGACGGTGTTTACAATCACTGCATTGGAGATTCTTCGGCGCTTTCAATGGATATTTTTTAG
- the LOC117618538 gene encoding SPX and EXS domain-containing protein 5-like isoform X2, producing the protein MKSPSSQLHSAAIFPSPAFLWRFKVLLFMIWGFSCCKIGWDSVMRMSADLRNLFLYEVFLYYNPLLLVTLMVWLWGVNLWVFSQSNVGYAKIFDLDQNHLTHKEIWKCSTWMTIIVPTSMTAYLYFYSNGNVSLAALQPVSLYIAVAMVLISPFDIFYLSSRYLLLRTLWRIALPLQAISFPDFFLADILTSMAKVATIAWLEADSVCGSHSIAIPLVLVFPYLCRLFQCLRQFKDTKEKTTLFNALKYSTAVPVIFLSALKYHVFPDRWTNFYSPLWLLSSVVNSLYSFYWDIARDWDLSGFSRIFKFSRSSMLSNMFYGRKWVYFWVIGSNLVLRCTWTYKLSSHLRHNYLTVFTITALEILRRFQWIFFRVENEWNKISRSSLDQLLPMTGIQAEEEMLLETNNHIV; encoded by the exons ATGAAGAGTCCAAGTTCACAGCTACATAGTGCTGCAATATTTCCATCTCCAGCTTTTTTATGGAGGTTCAAG GTACTACTTTTCATGATATGGGGATTCAGTTGTTGCAAG ATTGGATGGGATTCTGTCATGAGGATGAGTGCAGATTTGCGTAATTTGTTCTTATATGAGGTGTTTTTGTATTATAACCCTCTCCTCCTAGTG ACCTTGATGGTTTGGCTCTGGGGAGTTAACTTATGGGTTTTTTCACAGTCCAATGTTGGTTATGCAaaaatatttgatcttgatcaaaatCACCTCACTCACAAAGAAATATGGAAG TGTAGCACTTGGATGACAATCATTGTCCCTACTAGCATGACCGCATACCTTTATTTTTACTCCAATGGAAATGTATCATTGGCAGCATTACAACCG GTATCCCTGTATATTGCTGTTGCTATGGTTCTGATATCCCCCTTTgatattttctatttgtcATCTCGTTACCTCTTGTTAAGGACGCTATGGAGGATAGCTCTTCCATTGCAG GCAATATCATTTCCCGACTTTTTTTTGGCTGATATCCTTACTTCTATGGCAAAG GTTGCTACTATCGCCTGGCTTGAAGCTGATTCAGTTTGTGGCAGCCACTCAATTGCAATCCCTCTAGTGCTTGTTTTTCCTTATCTTTGCCGTTTATTTCAATGTCTTCGTCAATTCAAggatacaaaagaaaagacaaccCTTTTCAATG CTTTAAAATATTCGACTGCGGTCCCAGTGATTTTTCTTTCGGCCCTTAAATATCATGTCTTCCCTGATAGGTGGACAAACTTCTACTCCCCACTTTGGCTTCTGTCAAGTGTTGTTAACTCTCTCTATTCCTTCTACTGGGATATAGCTCGAGATTGGGACTTGAG TGGTTTCTCTCGGATTTTCAAGTTCAGCAGATCGAGTATGCTTTCGAACATGTTCTATGGACGAAAATGG GTGTATTTCTGGGTAATAGGAAGCAACCTGGTTCTGCGATGCACATGGACGTACAAATTGTCTTCTCATCTCCGTCACAACTACTTGACGGTGTTTACAATCACTGCATTGGAGATTCTTCGGCGCTTTCAATGGATATTTTTTAGGGTTGAAAATGAGTGGAATAAGATTAGCAGGTCAAGCCTTGATCAGCTTCTTCCCATGACTGGCATCCAAGCAGAAGAAGAGATGTTACTTGAAACCAACAACCACATTGTATAG
- the LOC117618538 gene encoding SPX and EXS domain-containing protein 5-like isoform X6 has product MKSPSSQLHSAAIFPSPAFLWRFKVLLFMIWGFSCCKIGWDSVMRMSADLRNLFLYEVFLYYNPLLLVTLMVWLWGVNLWVFSQSNVGYAKIFDLDQNHLTHKEIWKCSTWMTIIVPTSMTAYLYFYSNGNVSLAALQPVSLYIAVAMVLISPFDIFYLSSRYLLLRTLWRIALPLQAISFPDFFLADILTSMAKVFSDLERSVCRMVHRQVATIAWLEADSVCGSHSIAIPLVLVFPYLCRLFQCLRQFKDTKEKTTLFNALKYSTAVPVIFLSALKYHVFPDRWTNFYSPLWLLSSVVNSLYSFYWDIARDWDLSGFSRIFKFSRSSMLSNMFYGRKWEATWFCDAHGRTNCLLISVTTT; this is encoded by the exons ATGAAGAGTCCAAGTTCACAGCTACATAGTGCTGCAATATTTCCATCTCCAGCTTTTTTATGGAGGTTCAAG GTACTACTTTTCATGATATGGGGATTCAGTTGTTGCAAG ATTGGATGGGATTCTGTCATGAGGATGAGTGCAGATTTGCGTAATTTGTTCTTATATGAGGTGTTTTTGTATTATAACCCTCTCCTCCTAGTG ACCTTGATGGTTTGGCTCTGGGGAGTTAACTTATGGGTTTTTTCACAGTCCAATGTTGGTTATGCAaaaatatttgatcttgatcaaaatCACCTCACTCACAAAGAAATATGGAAG TGTAGCACTTGGATGACAATCATTGTCCCTACTAGCATGACCGCATACCTTTATTTTTACTCCAATGGAAATGTATCATTGGCAGCATTACAACCG GTATCCCTGTATATTGCTGTTGCTATGGTTCTGATATCCCCCTTTgatattttctatttgtcATCTCGTTACCTCTTGTTAAGGACGCTATGGAGGATAGCTCTTCCATTGCAG GCAATATCATTTCCCGACTTTTTTTTGGCTGATATCCTTACTTCTATGGCAAAG GTGTTTTCTGATTTGGAACGTTCGGTTTGTAGAATGGTTCATAGGCAG GTTGCTACTATCGCCTGGCTTGAAGCTGATTCAGTTTGTGGCAGCCACTCAATTGCAATCCCTCTAGTGCTTGTTTTTCCTTATCTTTGCCGTTTATTTCAATGTCTTCGTCAATTCAAggatacaaaagaaaagacaaccCTTTTCAATG CTTTAAAATATTCGACTGCGGTCCCAGTGATTTTTCTTTCGGCCCTTAAATATCATGTCTTCCCTGATAGGTGGACAAACTTCTACTCCCCACTTTGGCTTCTGTCAAGTGTTGTTAACTCTCTCTATTCCTTCTACTGGGATATAGCTCGAGATTGGGACTTGAG TGGTTTCTCTCGGATTTTCAAGTTCAGCAGATCGAGTATGCTTTCGAACATGTTCTATGGACGAAAATGG GAAGCAACCTGGTTCTGCGATGCACATGGACGTACAAATTGTCTTCTCATCTCCGTCACAACTACTTGA
- the LOC117618539 gene encoding uncharacterized protein LOC117618539: protein MADAAYSRLVEGEEIIIGAEETSNNINGGYISKKSERPQEPWKGEYAKSILYAGLDAIVTCFSLISSISASRISSVDVLVLGFANLVADGISMGFGDFMSSSSEKDVAAKERAVTEWDVANHSGPEELVELLRRYQALGMDINDATTVVSIFAKYNNILVHEKMMAHGMLPPDEAEKPWKNGLVTFAAFLVFGSAPLLSFIILIPFTNNDSVKFVGACILSALALALLGAAKAKIAGQNYAFSVAVTLFNGAIAAAAAYALGWALKNIAGLEN from the exons atggctGATGCAGCTTATAGCAGGCTAGTCGAAGGAGAGGAGATTATTATTGGAGCTGAAGAAACTAGCAACAATATTAATGGAGGTTATATTAGCAAGAAGAGTGAGAGACCACAAGAGCCATGGAAAGGGGAGTATGCTAAAAGCATTTTGTATGCCGGTCTTGATGCCATTGTCACTTgcttctctctcatttcctCTATCTCTGCTAGTCGTATTTCCTCTG TGGATGTATTGGTGCTTGGATTTGCAAACCTGGTGGCAGACGGGATATCAATGGGGTTTGGAGATTTTATGTCCAGCAGCAGTGAAAAGGATGTCGCCGCCAAAGAACGGGCGGTGACCGAATGGGATGTCGCTAATCACAGTGGCCCTGAGGAGCTGGTGGAATTGCTTCGGAGATATCAAGCACTTGGGATGGATATTAACGACGCGACTACG GTTGTGAGCATTTTTGCCAAATACAATAACATCTTGGTGCATGAGAAGATGATGGCTCATGGAATGCTGCCGCCCGATGAAGCAGAAAAGCCATGGAAGAATGGCCTGGTCACATTTGCAGCCTTCCTTGTGTTTGGCAGTgctcctctcctctccttcatcatcctcatcccATTTACAAACAACGACTCGGTTAAGTTTGTTGGTGCTTGTATCTTGTCTGCCCTTGCCCTAGCTCTTCTCGGGGCTGCAAAGGCCAAGATTGCAGGCCAGAACTACGCATTTTCTGTGGCTGTTACTCTCTTCAATGGTGCCATTGCTGCAGCTGCTGCTTATGCCTTGGGGTGGGCACTTAAGAATATAGCTGGCCTAGAAAACTGA